Proteins encoded by one window of Pseudomonas tructae:
- the modC gene encoding molybdenum ABC transporter ATP-binding protein, with protein sequence MAAMIHARLQLARADFSLDVDLQLPGRGISALFGHSGSGKTTCLRCLAGLERAPQAYIEVNGEIWQDSRRDHFVAPHQRPIGYVFQEASLFTHLSVHANLTFGYKRIPARQRKVSLEQACELLGIEHLLERKPATLSGGEAQRVGIARALLSSPQLLLMDEPLAALDGPRKREILPYLERLHSELEIPLIYVSHAQDEVARLADHLVLLEHGKVQASGPIAATLARLDLPLAQGDDAGVIIEGKVSAYDSDYQLLSLQLPHSDLQLRVAHEPLAVGMPLRLKVQARDVSLSLGADQQSSILNRLPVTVSHHRPADNSAHVLVSLDAAGTTLLARITRYSADQLKLHAGQALWAQIKSVALLG encoded by the coding sequence ATGGCCGCGATGATCCACGCCCGCTTGCAGCTGGCCCGCGCCGACTTCAGCCTGGATGTCGACCTGCAATTGCCCGGGCGCGGCATCAGCGCCCTGTTCGGCCATTCAGGTTCGGGCAAGACCACCTGCCTGCGCTGCCTGGCCGGCCTTGAACGCGCACCGCAGGCGTACATCGAGGTCAATGGCGAGATCTGGCAAGACTCGCGCCGCGATCATTTCGTCGCCCCGCACCAGCGCCCGATTGGCTATGTGTTCCAGGAAGCCAGCCTGTTTACCCACCTGTCGGTACACGCCAACCTGACCTTCGGCTACAAGCGCATCCCCGCCCGGCAGCGCAAGGTCAGCCTCGAGCAGGCCTGCGAGTTGCTTGGCATCGAACACCTGCTCGAACGCAAACCCGCGACCCTCTCCGGCGGCGAAGCTCAACGCGTGGGCATTGCCCGGGCGCTGCTGAGCAGTCCGCAGTTGCTGCTGATGGACGAACCACTGGCGGCCCTCGATGGCCCGCGCAAGCGCGAGATCCTGCCGTACCTGGAGCGCCTGCACAGCGAACTGGAGATCCCGCTGATCTATGTCAGCCATGCCCAGGACGAAGTCGCACGCCTGGCCGATCACCTGGTGCTGCTCGAACACGGCAAGGTCCAGGCCAGCGGCCCGATCGCCGCCACCCTTGCGCGCCTCGACCTGCCGCTGGCCCAGGGCGATGACGCCGGGGTGATCATAGAGGGCAAGGTGAGTGCCTACGACAGCGACTATCAACTACTCAGCCTGCAACTGCCGCACAGTGACCTGCAACTGCGCGTCGCCCACGAGCCGCTGGCCGTCGGCATGCCATTGCGTCTGAAGGTACAGGCGCGTGATGTGAGCCTGAGCCTGGGCGCCGACCAGCAGTCAAGCATCCTCAATCGCCTGCCGGTCACCGTCAGCCACCACCGCCCGGCCGACAACAGCGCCCATGTGCTGGTCAGCCTGGACGCCGCCGGCACCACCCTGCTGGCGCGCATTACCCGCTACTCCGCCGACCAGCTCAAGCTGCACGCCGGGCAGGCGCTGTGGGCACAGATCAAGTCGGTGGCACTGTTGGGCTGA
- a CDS encoding response regulator: MKTILVVDDEYLIAQILGWALEDAGFDVELAGNGHKALELLKGKRVELVITDYMMPGMNGEELATSIRAEPQWQGVSVMLMSGAQAYRGREAPALFAAVFDKPFDIDQLIAKVKELVGTPEAP; this comes from the coding sequence ATGAAGACCATTCTGGTCGTTGACGACGAGTACCTGATTGCCCAGATTCTTGGTTGGGCCCTGGAGGATGCAGGTTTCGACGTGGAACTGGCCGGCAATGGGCACAAAGCCCTGGAGCTGTTGAAAGGCAAGCGGGTCGAGTTGGTGATCACCGACTACATGATGCCGGGGATGAACGGCGAGGAGTTGGCCACAAGCATTCGCGCAGAGCCGCAATGGCAGGGCGTGTCGGTCATGCTGATGAGTGGCGCGCAGGCTTACAGGGGGCGGGAGGCTCCCGCGTTGTTCGCTGCAGTGTTCGACAAGCCCTTCGATATCGATCAACTGATCGCCAAGGTCAAGGAACTGGTCGGCACGCCCGAGGCACCTTGA
- the modB gene encoding molybdate ABC transporter permease subunit, translated as MPLDASDLGAIWLTFKLASLTTLILLLVGTPIAWWLARTRSRLRGPVGAVVALPLVLPPTVIGFYLLLALGPNGWIGQTTEALGLGTVVFSFSGLVIGSVVYSMPFVVQPLQNAFSAIGERPLEVAATLRASPWDTFVHVVLPLARPGFITASILGFAHTVGEFGVVLMIGGNIPDKTRVVSVQIFDHVEAMEYLQAHWLAGAMLVFSFIVLLALYSSRRSKSVWS; from the coding sequence ATGCCACTGGATGCCAGCGACCTCGGCGCCATCTGGCTGACCTTCAAACTGGCCAGCCTGACCACGCTGATTCTGTTGCTGGTGGGTACGCCCATCGCCTGGTGGCTGGCGCGCACGCGCTCGAGGCTACGCGGGCCGGTGGGTGCAGTGGTGGCCCTGCCCCTGGTGCTGCCACCGACCGTGATCGGCTTCTACCTGTTGCTCGCCCTTGGGCCCAACGGCTGGATCGGCCAGACCACTGAGGCGCTGGGGTTGGGCACGGTGGTGTTCAGTTTCAGCGGCCTGGTGATCGGTTCGGTGGTGTATTCCATGCCCTTTGTCGTACAGCCGCTGCAAAACGCCTTCAGCGCCATCGGCGAGCGTCCGCTGGAAGTGGCCGCGACCCTGCGGGCCAGCCCCTGGGACACGTTCGTCCATGTGGTACTGCCGCTGGCGCGCCCCGGCTTCATCACCGCCAGCATCCTCGGCTTTGCCCACACGGTCGGTGAGTTCGGCGTGGTGCTGATGATCGGCGGCAATATTCCCGACAAGACCCGGGTGGTTTCGGTGCAGATCTTCGATCATGTCGAGGCCATGGAATACCTGCAGGCCCACTGGCTGGCCGGGGCCATGCTGGTGTTTTCCTTTATCGTGCTACTGGCGCTGTACTCCAGCCGCCGCAGCAAATCGGTCTGGAGCTGA
- the csrA gene encoding carbon storage regulator CsrA, giving the protein MLILTRKVGESIVINDDIKVTILGVKGMQVRIGIDAPKDVQVHREEIFKRIQAGSPAPEKGGDEH; this is encoded by the coding sequence ATGCTGATACTCACCCGCAAGGTTGGCGAAAGCATCGTCATCAACGATGACATCAAAGTCACCATTCTGGGCGTCAAAGGGATGCAAGTGAGGATTGGCATCGATGCACCAAAAGATGTACAGGTGCACCGCGAGGAAATTTTCAAACGCATTCAGGCCGGCAGCCCGGCGCCGGAGAAAGGAGGCGACGAGCACTAA
- a CDS encoding DNA topoisomerase IB has translation MPEPALPAALHYVDDSQPGLRRKMLRGRFIYLDAQGTRVKDPLTLERISALAIPPAYTDVWICADAQGHLQATGRDARGRKQYRYHGDWRSFRDSHKYSRMLNFASLLPKVRQQLDSHLARPGLDRQKVMALVVSLLDSTLIRIGNHQYARDNQSYGLTTLRNRHVKVAGSAIRFCFRGKSGIEHRVTLNNRRLANLIKRCMDLPGQDLFQYQDEQGQRHSIGSADVNAYLQALTGSDFTAKDYRTWAASALALSLLRQLAWQPEQEARRQIVATVKQVASRLGNTPAVCRRCYIHPALFEHFTQGALATLPRARTRKGLEAEEVALAQFLQTLSPT, from the coding sequence ATGCCCGAGCCCGCCCTGCCCGCCGCCTTGCACTATGTCGATGACTCCCAGCCAGGCCTGCGACGCAAGATGCTGCGCGGCCGTTTCATCTACCTGGATGCCCAGGGCACCCGGGTCAAAGACCCGCTTACCCTTGAGCGAATCTCGGCCCTGGCGATTCCTCCGGCCTACACCGATGTGTGGATCTGCGCCGACGCCCAAGGCCACCTGCAAGCCACTGGCCGCGATGCTCGCGGGCGCAAGCAATACCGCTACCATGGCGACTGGCGCAGCTTTCGCGACAGCCACAAGTACTCGCGCATGCTGAACTTCGCCAGCCTGCTGCCCAAAGTTCGCCAGCAACTGGACAGCCACCTGGCCCGTCCGGGGCTTGATCGGCAAAAGGTCATGGCCCTGGTGGTCAGTCTGCTCGACAGCACGCTGATCCGCATCGGCAACCACCAGTACGCGCGCGACAATCAATCCTACGGCCTGACTACCCTGCGCAACCGTCACGTCAAGGTCGCCGGCAGTGCCATACGTTTCTGCTTTCGCGGCAAGAGCGGCATCGAGCACCGGGTGACTCTGAACAATCGGCGCCTGGCCAACCTGATCAAACGCTGCATGGACCTGCCCGGCCAGGACCTGTTCCAGTACCAGGACGAACAGGGTCAGCGCCACAGCATCGGCTCGGCTGACGTCAACGCCTACCTGCAAGCCCTCACCGGCAGCGACTTTACCGCCAAGGACTACCGCACCTGGGCCGCCAGTGCCTTGGCTTTGAGCTTGCTGCGCCAGCTTGCGTGGCAACCGGAGCAGGAAGCCAGGCGCCAGATCGTCGCAACCGTCAAACAGGTCGCCAGCCGTCTGGGCAACACCCCGGCAGTGTGCCGACGCTGTTACATTCACCCGGCACTGTTCGAGCACTTCACCCAGGGTGCATTGGCTACATTGCCTCGGGCACGCACGCGCAAAGGACTGGAGGCCGAAGAAGTGGCCCTGGCGCAATTTCTACAAACCCTGAGCCCCACTTGA